In Malassezia japonica chromosome 2, complete sequence, one DNA window encodes the following:
- a CDS encoding uncharacterized protein (TransMembrane:4 (i12-34o46-69i81-99o127-146i); EggNog:ENOG503PFRS) yields the protein MTVQPIQAPLSPFNVFWLLHVVIEMPLGILAFLAPQELPLYEITPTVVYLARSLGALLIASSVSSLLVFALPDFLPGKRAFAVQLLLFHAVISAVAFQLDPRVVRVSLPAFVTDNLPVDEILEKVPVTYIIGTIHGLLSLLITVWWQATIPLVKGAAQMAHAKSA from the exons ATGACAGTGCAGCCGATCCAAGCGCCCCTCTCGCCGTTCAACGTCTTTTGGCTTTTGCATGTGGTGATAGAGatgccgctcggcatcctGGCCTtccttgcgccgcaggagCTTCCTCTGTACGAGATCACGCCGACGGTCGTGTACCTCGCTCGC TCACTGGGCGCACTGCTCAttgcgtcgagcgtcagCTCGCTGCTCGTGTTTGCGCTCCCGGATTTCCTGCCGGGAAAGCGTGCATTCGCCGTACAGCTCCTGCTCTTCCACGCGGTGATCTCGGCGGTGGCCTTCCAGCTCGATCCCCGCGTGGtgcgcgtgtcgctgcCGGCGTTCGTCACGGACAATTTGCCGGTGGACGAGATTCTGGAAAAGGTGCCAGTGACTTATATTATCGGCACGATCCACGGCCTGCTGTCGTTGCTGATCACGGTCTG GTGGCAAGCCACCATCCCCTTGGTCAAGGGCGCCGCCCAAATGGCGCACGCCAAGTCGGCGTGA
- a CDS encoding uncharacterized protein (EggNog:ENOG503Q3CD; COG:O), whose product MTLAERLEVSFAREVDSLLDAVALVLDGIALERGWEKESEKGLEDTCWKRGYTASEKRIDTAVVRQEGHAVVLGTAKENNVQRDMCAYWEVPLDTCFGDTAALPLTSGAVQRWLKSEPRLVQGLSDLLDEITAEVHEEKEAKDVQTARAPRASPRMTHDTDAPPHPPPTSNPLQIGDADRDPLAASGHRPFMGGFAPPPVFGPRGDGMLVGPGHPMFHAPPRPPPRGPWGGDGFLPPGAVPPGARFDPVGPFGRPPPPPGAFRGNPDWDDLPPPGGPGSMYL is encoded by the exons ATGACGCTcgcggagcgcctcgaggtctCGTTTGCGCGGGAAGTTGATAGTTTATTGGATGCAGTTGCGTTGGTTCTGGATGGGATTGCATTAGAACGTGGCTGGGAGAAGGAATCGGAAAAGGGCCTGGAGGATACGTGCTGGAAGCGTGGCTACACCGCGTCCGAGAAGCGCATTGACAccgccgtcgtgcgccaggAGGGGCACGCCGTAGtcctcggcacggcgaAGGAG AACAATGTGCAGCGCGACATGTGCGCGTACTGGGAAGTCCCGCTGGACACTTGCTTTGGGGACACCGCCGCGTTGCCACTCACCTCgggcgccgtgcagcgctgGCTCAAGTCCGAGCCCCGGCTCGTGCAGGGCCTCTCGGATCTCTTGGACGAGATCAccgccgaggtgcacgAGGAAAAAGAGGCAAAGGATGTGCAgacggcgcgtgcgccgcgcgcgagtcCGCGCATGACACACGATacggatgcgccgccgcacccgCCGCCCACGTCGAATCCGCTGCAGATTGGCGACGCGGACCGCGACCCCCTCGCTGCGAGCGGCCACCGCCCGTTTATGGGCGGCTTTGCACCCCCGCCCGTCTTTGGCCCCCGCGGCGACGGGATGCTGGTCGGCCCCGGCCACCCCATGTTtcatgcgccgccgcggccgccgccgcgcggcccgtggggcggcgacggcttcctgccgccgggcgctgtgccgcccggcgcgcgcttcgaccCGGTGGGGCCGTTtggccgcccgccgcctccGCCGGGCGCCTTCCGTGGCAACCCCGACTGGGACGATCTCCCCCCGCCTGGTGGCCCCGGGTCGATGTACCTGTGA